Proteins from a single region of Murdochiella vaginalis:
- a CDS encoding NAD(P)H-hydrate epimerase: MQSVRAEEMREMEQIAIKQLEIPELLLVENAALNILRCLDLSTRHSFAVFCGPGNNGADGMALARHLLGRDKKVMVYLVGESEHPGEAWLTNRRILQHMTKNLRRVETLGEIEDMLQEINAYNTIIDALFGTGLQGSLKGVAPIVIDNINQSRIYTISVDVPSGLDATTGRPSGAFIEANEVITLEMMKTGLENNPYVDCPIQVVSAGLPQAVKDRVLRNLQR, encoded by the coding sequence ATGCAAAGCGTGCGTGCAGAAGAAATGCGAGAGATGGAACAAATTGCCATCAAACAATTGGAAATTCCGGAATTGCTTCTGGTTGAAAATGCCGCGCTGAACATTCTGCGCTGTCTGGACTTGAGCACACGGCATTCCTTCGCCGTTTTTTGCGGTCCGGGGAATAACGGGGCGGACGGCATGGCCTTGGCACGCCATCTGCTTGGCCGGGACAAAAAGGTGATGGTTTATCTCGTTGGAGAAAGCGAGCATCCCGGAGAAGCTTGGCTGACCAATCGGCGCATTCTGCAGCACATGACAAAGAATTTGCGCCGCGTCGAGACCCTGGGAGAAATTGAAGATATGCTTCAGGAAATCAACGCGTACAATACGATCATTGATGCCCTGTTCGGAACGGGACTGCAGGGTTCGTTAAAAGGCGTTGCTCCCATCGTAATTGACAACATCAACCAATCGCGCATCTACACCATTTCCGTGGATGTACCTTCGGGATTGGATGCAACGACAGGAAGACCGTCCGGCGCGTTCATTGAAGCCAACGAAGTGATTACCCTCGAGATGATGAAAACGGGATTGGAAAATAATCCTTATGTGGATTGTCCCATTCAGGTGGTTTCGGCAGGATTGCCGCAAGCGGTCAAAGATCGGGTGCTTCGAAATCTCCAACGATAA
- a CDS encoding ATP-binding protein, which produces MRNVSDILARRRQEAVQKRDRRVEALYAKYPDMARIHRERLQQGRALLGKILSMNEEQRKEAEADLRRRREEEQAGWKALGIPAEVFLPDYVCSDCHDEGFVNGVSCHCRNRLLAEARYDMSAIGKRVEVENFQTFNLQLFRQDRQSDEPCSPFENMADLRRRMKEEYIPTFSRRSPNLYFYGPTGTGKTFFLNCIVKELLDRGVQVYYQTAPQLLEFLTTYSFSYAGERTESDRAKHDFAFSCDLLVIDDLGTEFLTDKMRAELFELLNGRIVAALPTIISSNVQLEELGDLYGERIASRIAGEYIPFALFGSDLRRQ; this is translated from the coding sequence ATGAGAAACGTCAGCGATATTTTAGCGAGACGCCGTCAAGAAGCGGTGCAAAAGCGCGATCGCCGCGTGGAAGCGCTCTATGCCAAGTATCCGGACATGGCACGCATCCACCGAGAGCGCTTACAGCAAGGTCGCGCTCTGTTGGGTAAAATCCTGTCCATGAACGAAGAGCAGCGCAAAGAAGCGGAGGCGGATCTTCGCCGTCGTCGAGAAGAGGAGCAAGCCGGGTGGAAGGCACTGGGCATTCCTGCCGAGGTGTTTTTGCCGGATTATGTCTGTTCTGATTGCCATGATGAAGGTTTTGTCAACGGCGTTTCCTGCCATTGCCGTAATCGCCTGTTGGCCGAAGCACGCTACGATATGAGCGCCATCGGCAAGCGGGTCGAAGTCGAGAACTTTCAAACGTTCAACCTGCAACTTTTTCGGCAGGATCGTCAGAGCGATGAGCCATGCAGCCCGTTTGAAAACATGGCCGATTTGCGGCGGCGCATGAAGGAGGAGTATATTCCCACCTTTTCACGGCGTTCGCCCAATCTGTATTTTTACGGGCCGACCGGAACCGGAAAGACCTTTTTCCTCAACTGCATTGTGAAAGAACTTCTCGATCGCGGCGTGCAGGTCTATTACCAGACGGCACCGCAGCTGTTGGAATTTCTTACGACGTATTCGTTTTCCTATGCAGGAGAACGCACCGAAAGCGATCGTGCCAAGCATGATTTTGCTTTTTCGTGTGATCTGCTGGTAATTGACGATCTCGGCACCGAATTTTTAACGGACAAGATGCGGGCGGAACTTTTTGAACTTCTCAACGGTCGCATTGTCGCGGCATTGCCCACCATTATTTCTTCGAATGTGCAGCTGGAAGAATTGGGAGATCTTTACGGCGAGCGCATCGCGTCGCGCATCGCCGGAGAATATATTCCTTTTGCGCTTTTCGGCAGCGATCTGCGCAGGCAATAA
- a CDS encoding DnaD domain protein, whose amino-acid sequence MKASFELSRVDFRTTPVENIFLDTYLSHAPAEALRVYLAGWKACYSRPDEHVEETDLADLLGLSAEAVEQAVAYWIDEGLVVADPNHPDRLIFRSMLLLWAGIGETTTAMPAEKPSVEKEQSAKPQSEEPQCETLQSEKTQGSSQKGALSQADMFDALEDFLSEGLRYRVALKENELRLILQVMEQYAFTPDYFLYAYQSACQRNEVGSRSVNYVVAVIENWARFEQITDRKALDAYFAKVDQEKMNRPKKRKRKQPAFAQNDTRMSREERKEWVNRKLEESRKRSLRGDGGAGEPSSSPSAQDISGKNTGGEA is encoded by the coding sequence ATGAAAGCGTCATTTGAATTGTCGCGTGTAGATTTTCGCACGACGCCGGTGGAAAATATATTTTTGGATACCTACCTTTCCCATGCTCCGGCAGAGGCATTACGCGTCTATCTTGCCGGCTGGAAAGCCTGTTACAGTCGTCCGGATGAACACGTGGAAGAAACCGATCTTGCGGACCTGTTGGGGCTCAGTGCGGAGGCCGTCGAACAAGCGGTTGCGTATTGGATCGATGAAGGACTGGTGGTGGCGGATCCGAATCATCCCGACCGATTGATTTTCCGTTCCATGCTCTTGTTGTGGGCAGGCATCGGTGAAACGACGACAGCAATGCCTGCCGAAAAACCGTCGGTGGAGAAAGAACAATCCGCGAAGCCACAATCTGAGGAACCGCAATGTGAGACACTGCAATCCGAGAAAACGCAGGGATCTTCTCAGAAAGGCGCGCTTTCGCAAGCGGATATGTTCGATGCGCTGGAGGATTTTTTGTCGGAGGGGCTCCGTTATCGCGTCGCCCTAAAAGAAAATGAATTGCGCCTCATTTTGCAGGTCATGGAGCAGTATGCCTTTACGCCCGATTATTTTTTATATGCCTATCAAAGCGCCTGCCAACGAAATGAGGTCGGCTCCCGCTCCGTCAACTATGTGGTTGCGGTGATCGAGAATTGGGCGCGTTTTGAACAGATTACCGACCGTAAGGCACTGGATGCCTATTTTGCGAAAGTCGATCAAGAAAAAATGAATCGACCGAAGAAACGAAAACGTAAACAGCCGGCCTTTGCGCAAAACGATACGCGCATGAGCCGGGAAGAGCGCAAGGAATGGGTGAACCGCAAGCTGGAAGAATCCCGTAAACGCAGTCTTCGCGGAGATGGCGGAGCAGGTGAGCCATCGTCTTCACCCTCTGCTCAGGATATTTCCGGAAAGAACACAGGAGGTGAGGCATGA
- the dnaB gene encoding replicative DNA helicase, whose amino-acid sequence MTGQQLPGSANAERAVLGCILFDDKMINTVIEQVKTEEFYFPKHQILYEAMLALNRAHEPIDLQTLVAELDREKKLQEIGGMDFIVQITSEPFYSANLQAYIEVVKNHALQRALIHFGNDVAAHASDGSDPSKIVLESAEEQLLQLSQDRTRIGLTPIGVTMQETLERISELAVNQGAITGVPTGFRWLDHQLAGLHPSDLVLLAARPSMGKTALGLNIAYNVARTQDEAGHHPFKVAVFSLEMSKMQLTQRLFAMASGLGLQKIITGDLQTQEDWSLLWKATKKLTDLPLYIDDTSSISVQELRAKCRRLKMEQGLDLIMVDYLQLMNADDVRRNENRQQEITQISRGLKGLAKEMNCPVLALSQLSRKAESREGGRPLMSDLRESGAIEQDADVVMLLHREDYYDKDTERPNITKVIIAKHRNGPTGEIELYFEDYLTRFKDLNREDDPTV is encoded by the coding sequence ATGACGGGCCAACAATTGCCGGGTAGCGCCAATGCCGAACGAGCGGTGCTCGGGTGCATTCTGTTCGATGACAAGATGATCAACACGGTCATTGAACAGGTCAAGACGGAAGAGTTTTATTTTCCCAAGCATCAAATTCTTTATGAGGCGATGCTTGCGCTCAACCGCGCCCATGAGCCCATTGATCTGCAAACGCTCGTCGCAGAGCTGGATCGCGAAAAAAAGCTACAGGAAATTGGTGGGATGGATTTCATTGTTCAGATTACCAGTGAACCGTTCTATTCTGCCAACCTCCAAGCCTATATTGAGGTGGTAAAAAACCATGCCTTGCAGCGCGCACTCATCCATTTCGGAAACGATGTCGCGGCGCATGCAAGCGACGGTAGCGATCCCTCCAAAATAGTACTGGAGTCTGCAGAAGAACAGCTTTTACAGCTTTCTCAGGATCGTACGCGCATTGGCCTGACGCCGATCGGGGTGACCATGCAAGAGACCTTGGAACGCATCTCGGAATTGGCTGTGAATCAGGGCGCGATTACCGGGGTTCCTACGGGATTTCGATGGCTGGATCATCAGCTTGCTGGCCTGCACCCTTCCGACTTGGTCCTGCTCGCAGCGCGCCCATCCATGGGGAAAACCGCTTTAGGACTCAACATTGCATATAATGTGGCCCGTACACAGGATGAAGCAGGCCATCATCCGTTCAAGGTAGCTGTCTTTTCATTGGAAATGAGTAAAATGCAGCTGACGCAGCGCTTGTTTGCGATGGCGTCGGGCCTCGGCCTGCAAAAGATCATCACCGGTGATTTACAGACGCAGGAGGATTGGTCACTGCTTTGGAAAGCGACGAAAAAGCTAACAGATTTGCCACTTTACATTGATGATACGTCGTCCATTTCTGTGCAGGAGTTGCGTGCGAAATGCCGTCGTCTAAAAATGGAACAAGGCTTGGACTTGATCATGGTCGACTATCTGCAATTGATGAATGCCGACGATGTGCGGCGAAATGAAAATCGGCAGCAAGAGATTACCCAGATTTCGCGCGGCCTGAAAGGCTTGGCGAAAGAGATGAACTGTCCCGTACTGGCGCTTTCGCAGCTTTCCCGAAAGGCGGAAAGTCGTGAAGGCGGGCGCCCCTTGATGAGCGATTTGCGTGAATCCGGCGCCATTGAACAGGATGCGGATGTCGTCATGCTTTTGCATCGCGAAGACTATTACGATAAAGATACGGAACGGCCGAACATCACCAAGGTGATCATTGCGAAGCACCGTAACGGCCCGACGGGGGAGATTGAACTCTATTTTGAGGATTATCTCACCCGCTTTAAAGATCTGAATCGGGAGGACGATCCCACCGTATAA
- the rplI gene encoding 50S ribosomal protein L9: protein MKVILLKDVKGLGKAGDMVNSKPGYFHNFLAANSLAVEATPAAVKQWKAKQKRLEEEEAKRKAEAEELKKKIDALTVSVSAKGGGNGKLFGSITGQDIADALQKQAGLSIDKKKIELKESIREVGVREVDVRVYADMTARLKVNVEEE, encoded by the coding sequence ATGAAAGTAATCCTGCTTAAAGATGTCAAGGGATTGGGAAAAGCCGGCGATATGGTGAACAGCAAGCCGGGCTATTTTCACAACTTTTTAGCGGCTAACAGCCTGGCGGTGGAAGCAACGCCGGCGGCCGTCAAGCAATGGAAAGCCAAACAGAAACGTCTGGAAGAAGAGGAAGCCAAGCGCAAAGCCGAGGCCGAGGAACTGAAGAAAAAGATTGACGCGCTGACGGTATCTGTCTCTGCCAAGGGTGGCGGAAACGGAAAGCTGTTCGGCTCCATCACCGGGCAGGATATTGCCGACGCGCTGCAGAAGCAGGCAGGCCTTTCCATCGACAAAAAGAAGATTGAACTGAAAGAATCCATTCGTGAAGTGGGCGTGCGGGAAGTCGATGTTCGCGTTTATGCCGACATGACGGCACGCCTCAAGGTGAACGTAGAAGAGGAATAG
- a CDS encoding DHH family phosphoesterase, whose protein sequence is MNRDIFSENAQQRLWTEVLVVSIVGLLMTCGLFFWNAYAGVAGFVGTIFLSTHSYLREREAQRSVVDAIETLDLHFDEVTKNAVFGMPFPMTVLDEHGLFLWYNSYFKELFHIQDSLLGQAYDKLFADVPVKTLIGKNAAPFRVTVGDRIYLFYNNVTSSPKGETLILLYGVDNSEDEEVRERYQEEQQVLAVIVLDNYDEVRATMHEADRPLAFAKIDGLINRFAADYDAPIIKYESDRYLLVLTKAALDRMKKEKFRLLEQLKTEMEGLIAIRPTASIGVGYGEDTPAQKMLEARSALDVALARGGDQVVLKSGEQLDYFGGKNQATQRMTKVKARVMSNTMRSFVEEASNVLIMGHQNADMDSLGSCLGMLTFAEQAGGDAWIVLDEVTASIENLYKKVTDEAPDLAKRIIRPQRALELRNAQSLIVVLDNHRHDATAEPKLLDEGNRVIIIDHHRRGAGYIQGAEIAYIEPYASSTSEMVTELISYQDSDMTLPKVVAEALLAGITVDTKNFFYQTGTRTFESAAYLKRKGADSVVIKELFKDDFDLMRYRSEILVGAIHFTPDIMIGRFPHDMEGSTLIASQAADDLLGIRGIQASFVLTLAKKRVHISARSLGDISVQLIMEKLGGGGHLTSAATQLNATLDEAQKQLEEAITAYLKEEKDESNPA, encoded by the coding sequence ATGAATAGAGATATTTTTTCTGAGAATGCACAACAACGACTTTGGACAGAAGTGCTGGTTGTTTCAATCGTTGGGCTGTTGATGACGTGCGGACTGTTTTTCTGGAATGCATACGCCGGTGTGGCTGGCTTTGTTGGCACTATTTTTCTCAGCACACACAGCTATCTGCGCGAACGGGAAGCACAACGCTCTGTGGTGGATGCCATTGAAACGCTGGACCTGCATTTTGACGAAGTGACAAAAAATGCGGTATTCGGCATGCCTTTCCCCATGACGGTTTTGGATGAGCACGGGCTTTTCCTCTGGTACAACTCGTATTTCAAAGAATTGTTCCATATTCAGGATTCTTTGCTCGGGCAGGCTTACGACAAGCTGTTTGCCGATGTTCCGGTTAAGACCTTGATCGGAAAAAATGCGGCACCGTTTCGCGTGACCGTCGGAGATCGCATCTATCTGTTTTACAACAATGTGACGAGTTCTCCGAAGGGAGAAACATTGATCTTGCTGTATGGCGTGGATAACAGCGAGGATGAGGAAGTGCGCGAACGCTACCAGGAAGAACAACAAGTGTTGGCCGTGATCGTATTGGATAATTATGATGAAGTACGTGCCACGATGCACGAAGCAGATCGTCCCCTCGCCTTCGCCAAAATCGATGGGCTGATCAACCGTTTTGCGGCGGATTATGATGCGCCCATTATCAAATATGAATCCGATCGATACCTGTTGGTGCTCACAAAAGCGGCACTGGATCGGATGAAGAAAGAAAAATTCCGGCTTTTGGAACAGCTGAAGACCGAGATGGAAGGCCTCATTGCGATTCGCCCGACGGCATCCATCGGTGTCGGCTACGGGGAGGATACGCCGGCACAAAAAATGCTGGAAGCCCGCTCCGCTCTCGACGTCGCTCTTGCGCGTGGCGGCGATCAGGTGGTGCTGAAATCCGGTGAGCAATTGGATTATTTCGGCGGAAAGAATCAGGCGACCCAACGCATGACAAAGGTGAAAGCGCGCGTGATGTCCAATACCATGCGTTCGTTTGTCGAAGAAGCTTCCAACGTGCTCATTATGGGGCATCAGAATGCGGATATGGACTCGCTTGGCTCCTGCCTCGGCATGCTCACGTTTGCGGAGCAGGCAGGCGGCGATGCCTGGATTGTGTTGGATGAGGTCACCGCGTCCATTGAAAATCTGTATAAAAAAGTCACCGATGAGGCGCCTGATTTGGCAAAACGCATTATCCGTCCTCAACGCGCCTTGGAATTGCGCAATGCGCAATCGCTCATTGTGGTACTGGACAATCATCGCCATGACGCTACTGCAGAGCCGAAGCTGCTGGATGAAGGCAATCGCGTCATCATTATCGACCATCACCGTCGTGGCGCAGGATATATTCAAGGGGCGGAAATTGCCTATATTGAACCGTATGCCTCCTCGACGTCCGAGATGGTGACGGAACTCATCAGCTATCAAGACAGTGACATGACGCTGCCCAAAGTGGTGGCGGAAGCGCTGTTAGCGGGTATTACGGTGGACACCAAGAATTTCTTTTATCAAACGGGAACCCGCACCTTTGAATCGGCGGCATATCTCAAACGAAAGGGCGCGGATTCGGTCGTCATCAAAGAGCTTTTTAAAGACGATTTCGATTTGATGCGGTATCGTTCTGAAATTTTGGTGGGGGCGATACATTTTACACCGGACATCATGATTGGACGTTTTCCGCATGATATGGAAGGATCGACGCTCATTGCCTCACAGGCGGCGGACGATCTTTTGGGCATTCGCGGCATCCAGGCATCCTTTGTTTTGACGCTTGCAAAAAAGCGAGTGCACATTTCCGCTCGCAGCCTGGGAGATATTTCGGTACAGCTGATCATGGAAAAATTGGGCGGAGGCGGTCATCTGACCTCCGCAGCGACACAGCTTAACGCAACGTTGGATGAAGCGCAGAAGCAATTGGAAGAGGCAATTACTGCTTATTTAAAGGAGGAAAAGGATGAAAGTAATCCTGCTTAA
- a CDS encoding DUF2232 domain-containing protein codes for MTFDSKKWTAPVNALIAAALSVFIYYISAHSVSVVRLLLYFPLTTLVVAHGLYWAGSAAMLAVAALAMLFGVEAGLSVGLRFCVISFVIGMAIRKRKALFHEIVFPALLFTALCVLLLFVEQWVSGRDIMALLREEMQSVSKQVMELAKEQGALPAGSEVTLRQFFAAMLNLLPALFFVEGLLTATTTSLFSRLLLSRTEEDVARFSFAQFQITRKISAVLLTLVALGMLLSLWLEPLAYLGSNIGIAVLVLYAFHGIARIDEQLSRRHVPKVLRALLYLSSFIFVFLTFFFVLIGFLLSFLYERNSAGEGGSHE; via the coding sequence ATGACATTCGATTCAAAAAAATGGACGGCGCCGGTCAATGCACTGATTGCTGCAGCGCTCAGCGTCTTTATCTACTATATTTCTGCCCATTCGGTCAGCGTTGTTCGCCTGTTACTCTATTTTCCGCTGACGACGCTGGTTGTTGCGCACGGGCTTTATTGGGCGGGCTCCGCAGCTATGCTTGCGGTCGCGGCCTTGGCGATGCTCTTTGGCGTTGAGGCCGGGCTTTCGGTGGGGTTGCGCTTTTGCGTGATCTCGTTTGTCATCGGAATGGCAATCCGAAAACGAAAAGCGTTGTTTCATGAGATTGTTTTTCCGGCGCTCCTGTTTACGGCCCTATGCGTGTTGTTGCTTTTTGTGGAGCAATGGGTGTCGGGAAGGGATATCATGGCACTTTTACGTGAAGAAATGCAAAGCGTTTCGAAGCAGGTGATGGAGTTGGCAAAAGAACAAGGGGCCTTGCCCGCGGGTTCGGAAGTGACTTTACGGCAATTTTTCGCAGCGATGTTGAATCTTTTGCCTGCTTTATTCTTTGTTGAAGGATTACTGACCGCTACAACGACTTCATTATTCTCCCGCTTATTGCTTTCCCGGACGGAAGAGGATGTGGCGCGCTTTTCCTTCGCACAGTTTCAAATTACGCGAAAGATCAGTGCCGTTTTGCTTACCTTGGTCGCCCTCGGAATGCTCCTTTCTCTTTGGCTCGAACCGCTCGCATATCTGGGATCCAACATTGGTATCGCCGTGCTTGTTCTTTATGCTTTTCATGGCATTGCACGCATTGATGAACAACTGTCTCGACGGCATGTGCCCAAGGTGTTGCGCGCGCTTCTTTACCTGTCATCGTTTATCTTCGTGTTTTTAACCTTTTTCTTTGTTCTTATCGGCTTTCTGCTGAGTTTCCTCTATGAGCGGAATTCGGCAGGCGAAGGAGGTAGCCATGAATAG
- the rpsR gene encoding 30S ribosomal protein S18 codes for MAQRKFRPHKKVCIFCKDKERVLDYKDVDAVKEFISEAGKILPRRITGTCAKHQRDVTTAVKRARHIALIPYEDK; via the coding sequence ATGGCTCAACGCAAGTTCAGACCGCATAAGAAGGTCTGCATTTTCTGCAAAGACAAAGAACGCGTGCTCGACTATAAAGACGTCGATGCTGTAAAAGAGTTTATCAGCGAAGCGGGAAAAATTCTTCCGCGTCGCATTACCGGAACCTGCGCAAAACATCAGCGCGACGTGACCACCGCCGTAAAACGCGCTCGTCACATCGCTCTTATTCCTTACGAGGATAAGTAA
- a CDS encoding single-stranded DNA-binding protein translates to MNQVTLMGRLTRDPELTYNNTTGNAMVRFSVAVDKKLSREKKQEMESRNQPTADFINCVCWGKLAETVNNFTAKGKRVIVEGRLQTGSYEAQDGSRRYTTDVVANAVEFIDWKDRDGFGGGDASHASGANNFPKNNQAAAPENGDSGDDFFDANFSPVDDERIPF, encoded by the coding sequence ATGAATCAAGTGACGCTTATGGGGCGTTTAACACGCGACCCCGAGTTGACCTACAACAATACGACAGGAAATGCCATGGTTCGCTTTTCAGTGGCCGTGGATAAAAAACTGTCCCGCGAAAAGAAACAAGAGATGGAATCACGCAATCAGCCCACCGCAGACTTTATCAACTGCGTGTGCTGGGGCAAATTGGCGGAAACGGTCAATAATTTCACGGCCAAAGGCAAACGGGTCATCGTAGAAGGACGTTTGCAGACTGGCTCCTACGAGGCACAGGACGGCTCACGCCGTTATACCACGGATGTGGTTGCGAACGCTGTGGAATTCATTGACTGGAAGGATCGTGACGGTTTCGGCGGCGGGGATGCTTCCCACGCTTCCGGTGCCAACAATTTTCCAAAAAATAATCAGGCTGCGGCGCCCGAAAACGGCGATAGCGGCGATGATTTTTTCGATGCCAATTTCAGCCCCGTGGATGATGAGCGCATTCCCTTCTAA
- the rpsF gene encoding 30S ribosomal protein S6, which produces MNQYEMVLILKAGLEEEERNQVLDRLKDAINQNGTVGEIDDWGSRKLAYEIHYNKDGYYYVLNYEADPSVVVEVERRARILDQVLRYLTVKKEA; this is translated from the coding sequence ATGAATCAGTACGAAATGGTCCTCATCCTGAAGGCCGGTTTGGAAGAAGAAGAGCGCAATCAAGTGCTCGATCGTCTTAAAGACGCCATCAACCAAAACGGTACCGTCGGTGAAATCGATGATTGGGGCTCCAGAAAGTTGGCGTACGAGATCCATTACAACAAAGACGGTTACTATTATGTCCTCAATTACGAGGCCGATCCGTCAGTTGTTGTTGAAGTGGAACGTCGCGCACGCATTTTGGATCAAGTCCTTCGCTACCTTACTGTAAAGAAAGAGGCTTAA